A window of Methylocaldum szegediense genomic DNA:
TTTCCGGTACCCGGCATGGAGCTCGATTTCGGCGGGATCGTCAAGGAATACGCGGTCGATCGGGCGGCGGCCTTGTGCCGGAGCGCCGGTGTTCGCCACGGCGTCATCAACTTGGGCGGCGACATCAAGCTGATCGGCGCGCGAGCGGACGGTCATCCATGGCGCGTCGGAATCTCTCATCCGCGAAAAAAAGGTTCGATGATCAGGACGCTGGCCTTGCGCGATGGCGCGGTCGCGAGCAGCGGCGACTATGAGCGCTGCATCGTCGTGGAAGGCGTCCGATTCGGGCATGTGCTGAACCCCAAAACCGGCTGGCCGGTGCGACATCTCGCTGCCGTCAGCGTCGTGGGCGATTTCTGTGTGGTGGCGGGCAGCGCGTCGACCATCGCCATGCTCAAGGAAAAGGACGGTCCCGCCTGGCTCGAAGCCATGGGCTTGCCGCACCTTTGGGTGGATGTCGACGGCAACGTGGGTGGGCCGTTGGCGGCTTCAACTGAGGACTCAAAGTAGAGCGACCATCTCCTGCCGATAAACCTCGGTCAAAGGCCGGTTGGCGTCGGAAAAAGGAATTCCTAACTATCAAGACCGCATTTCTGCAACCGGCCCCTCCTCGCGCGACTTTCACTCCATGAGTGTTATGCCGCTAAACGCTGGGGCAAATACCTCATTTTCCGTGTCGGCGCAGCTTGCAGACGCGTGAAAGCTTTGTGTCATCTCGATAGGCACACTGGCATGACACTTGTTAACTGTCCCTTGCATTCGACCACCATGTCTCTTTTGTGCCGCGGCTGAGAGCGTCCGGGCAGTGAGGCGTGAAGGTTGGCAGCAACCTATCCCAAATTTCAACGTGCGGGAATCCTTATGAAAAAAACCAGACTAGCCAAAGCGATCGCGACGGCCGTTGCCGGCTCGGTGCTCTCCTTAGCAGCTGTTGACGCGGCATCGGCACACACCATGTACAACACTTACAACGCGGGAACCGCTCCTGACGAAGGAGGTACCGACGGCTGGGTCTATGGCGGCCCGAATAACCCGACTTATCCGGTTGCAACGCCCGGGTGGGTCGGAACGGCCAGCCCAACGACGCTGCCGTTCGGTTATTCAGGGCGGGCGGCACTGAATTGGGCGGCGGAACTCCATGCTGCAGGCGACTCGCTGGAAATTTCGAGAGCGGACGCGCTAGCGAGGTACGGCGTTGCTGCGGACATCGATACCGGCAAAGGGGCCTGGCAGGACGCGTCCGCGACCCCGCAAGGTTGGTCGCATAACACCGATATCGGACTATTCAGATCGCATGTCGATGCATACGTCACCCTGAATCTCTCGGGCGTCAACTCGGTCATCGCTAATTTCGGCATCACCATTTTCGAGGGCATGGACCTCGGATTGGACAACGGTACGGAAGACCCGTACTACAGCCATCACGCCGTGTGGAATAAACCGAGCGACCTTCTGGATTTCACCGCCGACAATCCATTCGGAACCACGGGCCTAACTTACCTGACTCATAGTGCAAACGTCGATGCGGTCAATGGTCTGACGTTCTTCGCGGAGGCAGGCAAGATTTATTCGATTTTCCTAGGCGGAAGCGGCGGAAGATCGTGGATGTTGGACAGGGACGAATACGTGCTGACCATAACATCTTCCCCGGTACCCATACCCGCCGCGTTCTGGTTGTTCGGCAGCGCATTGCTCTCACTGAGATTTTTCGGAAAGCGGTTTAAGGACGTTGGCGCCTAACTCGTCAAGAGACGAACACGATACGCTTCGTCGAATGCCCCTGGTTCCGGCTCAGCATCTGCGGGAATACCCGGAGCCGAACTAAGGGAAATAACACAGTGTTTGAGTTCAAATCATAGAAATACTTGCAAATCAAAAACATAGATATGGCACTGTCATTGCTGCCGATTTAGGGTCTTTTCGAATTCCAATTCAGATTCGGATGGACTGCGTGCTACGGGAAACCCGGATATCGATGCCGGAGGAGTGGATGTCGGACCGTAGCGGGACGGAGTGCCTTTTTGCGCCTGCCACCCCCGCCGTGAGGCGGGTTCGGAAAGCCACGGGTCTCGGTGCCCTGAAGTATTCGAGACGGCCGGGCCGCCTCCCTGGGTGATGGGGAGACCGCAATGGCTTCCGCTTTCGTCGGAAGCATTGTGGACATCGCTGCCTATGTGAAACAGAGA
This region includes:
- a CDS encoding FAD:protein FMN transferase, translated to MGSPCEIQLFAETFAEAKRISDLAITDVRRLEARYSRYRSDSLLSAINRVAAEGGRITVDEETAGLLNYAATCYEQSDGLFDITSGILRRAWRFEQGSLPDDTQVRGLLERIGWHKLRWEPPVLEFPVPGMELDFGGIVKEYAVDRAAALCRSAGVRHGVINLGGDIKLIGARADGHPWRVGISHPRKKGSMIRTLALRDGAVASSGDYERCIVVEGVRFGHVLNPKTGWPVRHLAAVSVVGDFCVVAGSASTIAMLKEKDGPAWLEAMGLPHLWVDVDGNVGGPLAASTEDSK